One part of the Actinomyces howellii genome encodes these proteins:
- a CDS encoding YccF domain-containing protein has translation MRTVLNIIWVLLGGFWLFVEYVIVGVIACVFIVTIPAGVAAFRIAGYALWPFGRDVVPKPDAGAMSALGNVIWFLVAGVWLAIGHITTAAAQALTIVGIPLAIANIKMIPVTCFPFGKQVVPGRGIL, from the coding sequence ATGCGTACTGTTCTCAACATCATCTGGGTGCTCCTCGGGGGCTTCTGGCTCTTCGTCGAGTACGTGATCGTGGGCGTGATCGCCTGCGTCTTCATCGTGACGATCCCCGCCGGGGTCGCCGCCTTCCGCATCGCGGGCTACGCCCTGTGGCCCTTCGGCCGTGATGTCGTGCCCAAGCCCGACGCGGGTGCGATGAGCGCGCTGGGCAACGTCATCTGGTTCCTCGTCGCCGGAGTGTGGCTGGCCATCGGGCACATCACGACGGCCGCGGCGCAGGCGCTCACCATCGTCGGGATCCCGCTGGCGATCGCCAACATCAAGATGATCCCGGTGACCTGCTTCCCCTTCGGCAAGCAGGTGGTCCCCGGCCGCGGCATCCTCTGA
- a CDS encoding amino acid permease has translation MSRRHLMMISFGGVIGTGLFLSSGYTVATAGPVGTILAYCVGAVIVYLVMLCLGELSVAMPETGAFHVYATRFLAPATGTVTAVLYWLTWTVALGSEFTGAAMIMKGWFPSTPTWMWAALFIALILAINITSVRVFAEAETILSSLKVAAIIAFIVLGSLAIVGLYASTRMLWSLANEGTVPRALARTNRFGVPALAMGLSMVGGLTALATSVVAASTVYLVLVSVSGLAVVLVWVAIAASHLSFRRRWVAQGRSTDELGYAAPGYPWVSVAALLASAASCLLIVVDPAQRPALWMTAGFVGACYVTYWVAARRITA, from the coding sequence ATGTCGCGTCGGCACCTCATGATGATCAGCTTCGGTGGGGTCATCGGCACCGGCCTGTTCCTGTCCAGCGGTTACACGGTGGCCACGGCAGGGCCTGTCGGCACGATCCTGGCCTACTGCGTGGGGGCCGTCATCGTCTACCTCGTCATGCTGTGCCTGGGTGAGCTGAGCGTGGCCATGCCCGAGACCGGAGCCTTCCACGTCTACGCGACGCGGTTCCTGGCGCCGGCCACCGGGACGGTCACGGCGGTCCTGTACTGGCTGACGTGGACGGTCGCCCTGGGCAGCGAGTTCACCGGGGCGGCGATGATCATGAAGGGCTGGTTCCCCTCGACCCCCACCTGGATGTGGGCGGCGCTGTTCATCGCCCTCATCCTGGCGATCAACATCACCTCGGTACGCGTCTTCGCCGAGGCCGAGACCATCCTGTCCTCGCTCAAGGTCGCCGCGATCATCGCCTTCATCGTCCTGGGCAGCCTGGCGATCGTGGGCCTCTACGCCTCGACCAGGATGCTGTGGTCCTTGGCCAACGAGGGCACCGTGCCCAGGGCTCTCGCACGCACCAACCGGTTCGGCGTGCCGGCCCTGGCGATGGGCCTGTCCATGGTCGGCGGGCTGACCGCCCTGGCCACGAGCGTCGTGGCGGCCTCGACCGTCTACCTCGTGCTCGTGTCGGTCTCGGGGCTGGCGGTGGTCCTCGTGTGGGTGGCCATCGCCGCCTCCCACCTGTCCTTCCGCAGACGGTGGGTCGCTCAGGGACGCTCGACCGACGAGCTCGGCTACGCGGCGCCCGGCTACCCGTGGGTGTCGGTCGCCGCCCTGCTCGCCTCGGCGGCCTCCTGCCTGCTCATCGTCGTCGACCCAGCCCAGCGGCCGGCCCTGTGGATGACCGCGGGCTTCGTGGGCGCCTGCTACGTCACCTACTGGGTGGCGGCGCGCCGCATCACCGCCTGA
- the mmuM gene encoding homocysteine S-methyltransferase, producing MRTVRPENGSPAPDLAELLRSEVLVLDGATGTELDARGVDTRHTLWSALALVEAPGAVAAVHADYLEAGAQVITTNSYQASVPAFVRAGLGEAAALRALEASAQLALDAAAGAPRTSGPVLVAGALGPYGACLADGSEYTGAYQVDAPDFELVHRPRIEVLAAQGLRLFALETMPRLDEARLVVEMLTELVPDAQCWVSFQVRPDGRHLADGSALAAAAAWAQDNGAVSAVGLNCVAPQVVTRALPVLSAATSKPLVAYPNSGDVYDPVTKTWRTVEGAERFTASAQGWIDAGVRLLGGCCRTSPADTAVLAGIVAASR from the coding sequence ATGCGAACCGTGAGGCCCGAGAACGGGTCCCCCGCACCCGACCTGGCCGAGCTGCTCCGCAGCGAGGTCCTCGTCCTCGACGGCGCGACGGGCACCGAGCTCGACGCCCGCGGCGTCGACACCCGCCACACCCTGTGGTCCGCCCTGGCCCTGGTCGAGGCCCCCGGTGCCGTCGCCGCCGTCCACGCCGACTACCTGGAGGCCGGGGCCCAGGTGATCACGACGAACTCATACCAGGCCAGCGTCCCGGCCTTCGTGCGGGCCGGCCTGGGGGAGGCGGCGGCCCTGCGGGCGCTGGAGGCCTCGGCTCAGCTGGCCCTCGACGCAGCCGCCGGGGCTCCCAGGACGAGTGGCCCGGTGCTCGTCGCCGGGGCGCTGGGCCCCTACGGCGCCTGCCTCGCGGACGGCTCGGAGTACACCGGCGCCTACCAGGTGGACGCCCCCGACTTCGAGCTCGTCCACCGCCCGCGCATCGAGGTCCTCGCCGCCCAGGGGCTGCGGCTCTTCGCCCTGGAGACGATGCCCCGCCTCGACGAGGCCCGGCTGGTCGTCGAGATGCTCACCGAGCTCGTCCCCGACGCGCAGTGCTGGGTCTCCTTCCAGGTGCGCCCCGACGGCCGGCACCTGGCCGACGGCAGCGCCCTGGCCGCCGCGGCCGCCTGGGCCCAGGACAACGGGGCGGTGAGCGCCGTCGGGCTCAACTGCGTGGCCCCGCAGGTCGTCACCCGGGCGCTGCCCGTGCTCAGTGCGGCCACGAGCAAGCCGCTGGTCGCCTACCCCAACTCCGGGGACGTCTACGACCCTGTCACCAAGACCTGGCGCACGGTCGAGGGCGCCGAGCGCTTCACCGCCTCCGCCCAGGGGTGGATCGACGCCGGCGTCCGCCTCCTGGGAGGCTGCTGCCGCACCTCACCGGCGGACACCGCCGTCCTGGCGGGCATCGTGGCCGCCTCGCGGTGA
- a CDS encoding sulfite exporter TauE/SafE family protein produces the protein MSGLASVLELPGLSPPVLALLMGAALVAGWVDAVVGGGGLVQVPALLLVPGLPATHALGTNKVSSVMGTTAAAATYRRRVGFPSHVLGTSLLALAAAGCGALAATRLPTEVFRPVIITALLAVLAVTVLRPDSFTRSAGGSGAPGAAGPPAARARAGSGRTVRCLALGAAIGFYDGMLGPGTGSFLLIGLILLVGMETLTAAAMSKAVNLATNVGALAVFALVGAVEWRLGLVMGTANMCGGWLGARTASRLGPRFVRAALVVVVLALLVRLLSQQLR, from the coding sequence ATGAGCGGACTCGCCTCGGTCCTGGAGCTTCCGGGCCTCAGCCCGCCGGTGCTCGCGCTGCTCATGGGCGCCGCGCTCGTGGCAGGGTGGGTGGACGCGGTGGTCGGAGGCGGCGGACTGGTCCAGGTGCCGGCCCTCCTCCTCGTCCCGGGCCTGCCTGCCACGCACGCGCTGGGCACGAACAAGGTGTCCTCGGTCATGGGGACGACCGCGGCCGCGGCCACCTACAGGCGCCGGGTCGGGTTCCCCTCTCACGTCCTGGGCACCTCGCTGCTGGCCCTCGCCGCGGCGGGCTGTGGCGCCCTGGCGGCCACACGGCTCCCCACGGAGGTCTTCCGGCCGGTCATCATCACCGCGCTGCTCGCCGTCCTGGCCGTCACCGTCCTCAGACCCGACTCCTTCACCCGATCCGCCGGGGGCTCGGGCGCCCCGGGCGCGGCAGGCCCCCCGGCGGCGAGGGCCCGTGCGGGGTCTGGCAGGACGGTGAGGTGCCTGGCCCTGGGCGCGGCCATCGGCTTCTACGACGGCATGCTCGGCCCCGGAACCGGCTCCTTCCTGCTCATCGGTCTCATCCTGCTCGTGGGCATGGAGACGCTCACTGCCGCGGCGATGTCCAAGGCGGTCAACCTGGCCACCAACGTCGGGGCCCTGGCGGTGTTCGCCCTCGTGGGCGCGGTGGAGTGGAGGCTGGGCCTGGTCATGGGCACGGCGAACATGTGCGGCGGGTGGCTCGGGGCCCGCACCGCCTCAAGGCTCGGCCCGCGCTTCGTGCGCGCCGCGCTCGTCGTCGTCGTGCTCGCGCTCCTGGTCAGGCTGCTCAGCCAGCAGCTGCGGTGA
- a CDS encoding DEAD/DEAH box helicase, translating into MAPSSAVPSLNAMLDSLIPADDPERVPEPEELYLAFSQWAESTGRPLYPHQDEALSQILDGRHVIAATPTGSGKSMIALAAHTASLARDGRSYYTAPLKALVSEKFFELVGLLGAENVGMVTGDTAINPGAPVVCCTAEILANQSLREGETMDVDTVVMDEFHYYADPQRGWAWQVPLLELPQAQMVLLSATLGDVSFFVRDMRERTGREVAVVDDAVRPVPLEMDYVVEPIGELLERLVGQGRAPVYVVHFSQKEAIERATSLLSVDLGARSRKAEIAAALGDFRFGGGFGATLSRLLRSGIGVHHAGMLPRYRRLVERLAREGVLSVICGTDTLGVGINVPIRSVVLTSLVKFDGAKERHLTAREFHQIAGRAGRAGFDTRGYVVVQAPEHVIDNAKALAKAGDDPRKIRRIVRKKAPEGRVNWTDKTFERLREAAPETLTSQFRVTTTMVLNLMERDADPVRAMAGLLDRVHEPQADRRRHVRRAVTIYQSLRTAGVVEHVSSAQAQADGRPRLRLAVDLPEDFALNQPLAPFALAAMDLLNLDSPEHALDVVSVVEATLDDPRPLLYAQQRAARGEAVAAMKAEGMDYDERMAALEEITWPRPLAALLAPALEMYKQSNPWVAEEELSPKSVVREMVENAMTFSDLVSRYELGRSEGVVLRYLSDAYRALRQVVPEEHRTPEVGEVIEWLGGLVRAVDSSLLDEWEALGAAQAGRVEAGAAVLAGDDPERDDSMGVERAFGADADGRVALTRNLHALRTAVRREMFRRVELMARDDVEALGRLDASAGWGQERWDEVLGRYWEEYDWIGTDTSSRSVALAPLTEDPSEAELAAAGVSERLREALERTGRRVWLATQILQDPEEDHDWRLTALVDLAECDAADRVVIHLLSVGPQA; encoded by the coding sequence ATGGCTCCTTCCTCGGCGGTTCCCTCGCTCAACGCGATGCTCGACTCCCTCATCCCCGCCGACGACCCCGAGCGCGTCCCGGAGCCCGAGGAGCTCTACCTCGCCTTCAGCCAGTGGGCCGAGTCCACGGGCCGCCCCCTCTACCCCCACCAGGACGAGGCCCTGTCCCAGATCCTCGACGGCCGCCACGTCATCGCCGCCACCCCCACCGGGTCGGGCAAGTCGATGATCGCTCTGGCGGCCCACACCGCCTCCCTGGCCCGGGACGGGCGCTCCTACTACACGGCTCCGCTCAAGGCGCTGGTCTCCGAGAAGTTCTTCGAGCTCGTCGGCCTGCTGGGCGCCGAGAACGTCGGCATGGTCACCGGCGACACCGCGATCAACCCCGGGGCCCCGGTCGTGTGCTGCACCGCCGAGATCCTGGCCAACCAGTCCCTGCGCGAGGGCGAGACGATGGACGTCGACACCGTCGTCATGGACGAGTTCCACTACTACGCGGACCCTCAGCGCGGCTGGGCCTGGCAGGTCCCGCTGCTCGAGCTCCCGCAGGCGCAGATGGTCCTGCTCTCGGCGACGCTGGGGGACGTGTCCTTCTTCGTGCGGGACATGCGCGAGCGCACGGGCCGCGAGGTCGCCGTCGTCGACGACGCGGTGCGCCCGGTGCCCCTGGAGATGGACTACGTCGTCGAGCCGATCGGCGAGCTCCTCGAGCGCCTCGTCGGTCAGGGCAGGGCGCCGGTCTACGTCGTCCACTTCTCCCAGAAGGAGGCGATCGAGCGGGCCACCTCCCTGCTCAGCGTCGACCTGGGCGCGAGGTCCCGCAAGGCCGAGATCGCCGCCGCGCTGGGGGACTTCCGCTTCGGGGGCGGGTTCGGGGCGACGCTCTCGCGCCTGCTGCGTTCCGGGATCGGGGTCCACCACGCCGGGATGCTCCCGCGGTACCGCCGGCTCGTCGAGCGCCTGGCCCGTGAGGGGGTCCTGTCGGTCATCTGCGGCACCGACACCCTGGGGGTGGGCATCAACGTCCCGATCCGCTCGGTCGTGCTCACCAGCCTCGTCAAGTTCGACGGCGCCAAGGAGCGCCACCTCACCGCCCGGGAGTTCCACCAGATCGCCGGACGCGCCGGGCGAGCGGGATTCGACACTCGCGGCTACGTCGTCGTCCAGGCTCCCGAGCACGTCATCGACAACGCCAAGGCACTGGCCAAGGCGGGCGACGACCCGCGCAAGATCCGCAGGATCGTGCGCAAGAAGGCACCGGAGGGCCGGGTGAACTGGACGGACAAGACCTTCGAGCGCCTGCGCGAGGCGGCGCCGGAGACCCTGACGAGCCAGTTCCGGGTCACGACGACGATGGTCCTCAACCTCATGGAGCGCGACGCCGACCCCGTGCGGGCGATGGCCGGGCTGCTCGACCGCGTCCACGAGCCGCAGGCCGACAGGCGCCGTCACGTGCGACGCGCCGTGACGATCTACCAGTCCCTGCGCACCGCCGGCGTCGTCGAGCACGTCTCGAGCGCCCAGGCGCAGGCCGACGGGCGCCCCCGCCTGCGCCTGGCGGTCGACCTGCCCGAGGACTTCGCCCTCAACCAGCCCCTGGCCCCCTTCGCCCTGGCCGCCATGGACCTGCTCAACCTCGACTCCCCCGAGCACGCGCTCGACGTCGTCTCGGTGGTCGAGGCGACCCTCGACGACCCCCGCCCCCTCCTCTACGCCCAGCAGCGTGCGGCCCGCGGTGAGGCGGTCGCGGCGATGAAGGCCGAGGGCATGGACTACGACGAGCGCATGGCGGCGCTGGAGGAGATCACCTGGCCCCGGCCGCTGGCCGCGCTGCTCGCCCCCGCCCTGGAGATGTACAAGCAGTCCAACCCGTGGGTGGCCGAGGAGGAGCTGTCCCCCAAGTCGGTCGTGCGCGAGATGGTCGAGAACGCCATGACCTTCTCCGACCTGGTCTCCCGCTACGAGCTCGGCCGCTCCGAGGGGGTGGTGCTGCGCTACCTCTCCGACGCCTACCGGGCGCTGCGCCAGGTCGTGCCCGAGGAGCACCGCACCCCTGAGGTCGGTGAGGTCATCGAGTGGCTCGGTGGGCTCGTCCGGGCGGTGGACTCCTCCCTGCTCGACGAGTGGGAGGCCCTCGGGGCGGCCCAGGCCGGCCGGGTGGAGGCGGGAGCGGCCGTCCTGGCGGGCGACGACCCCGAGCGCGACGACTCGATGGGCGTCGAGCGCGCCTTCGGGGCCGACGCCGACGGACGCGTGGCCCTGACCCGCAACCTCCACGCCTTGCGCACGGCCGTGCGGCGCGAGATGTTCCGCCGTGTCGAGCTCATGGCCCGCGACGACGTCGAGGCCCTGGGGCGCCTGGACGCCTCGGCCGGCTGGGGTCAGGAGCGTTGGGACGAGGTGCTGGGGCGGTACTGGGAGGAGTACGACTGGATCGGCACGGACACCTCCTCCCGCTCGGTGGCGCTGGCGCCCCTGACCGAGGACCCGTCGGAGGCCGAGCTCGCGGCAGCCGGTGTCTCCGAGCGGCTGCGCGAGGCGCTCGAGCGCACGGGACGACGGGTCTGGCTCGCGACGCAGATCCTCCAGGACCCCGAGGAGGACCACGACTGGAGGCTGACGGCGCTGGTCGACCTGGCTGAGTGCGACGCCGCTGACCGGGTCGTCATCCACCTGCTGAGCGTCGGGCCGCAGGCATGA
- a CDS encoding DUF4241 domain-containing protein, with protein MDPRARVEAFLVDYAAAHAEVLPLMGDREADLFGSWRARLTALERAHFADPAVDAPVGGFSSRAEFDPAMVVSRVEVYGTAARLRLEDGRRASGPAVYEVELVEVEGDWRIAQITGFYDEPGSPITSAAALRSLLEEARLTKALSDLDEDDNPDLDAVFATGRARVALTAADLPPDDDREDSEEALRAELARARAEAEVVDTELVELGTFSHGGVLAVGDPGYHDGLMQVCALTVEPGSATGQAVVVRSEERVAAVRAVLDNTRPVRWQRALLAPGAGFVIGVDSGTGAVVDAVSYLSMSHRDWSRAMRAWVSTDAALLDPGTGPVGVVTRSGWGDGGYGVYWGLDGQGRPVQLVIDYGLLWEPVPEAG; from the coding sequence ATGGATCCCAGAGCCCGTGTCGAGGCCTTCCTCGTCGACTACGCCGCGGCCCACGCCGAGGTCCTGCCGTTGATGGGCGACCGCGAAGCCGACCTCTTCGGTTCCTGGCGCGCAAGGCTGACGGCCCTCGAGCGGGCCCACTTCGCCGACCCCGCGGTCGACGCGCCGGTCGGCGGCTTCTCGTCCCGGGCCGAGTTCGACCCCGCCATGGTCGTCTCGCGGGTCGAGGTCTACGGCACTGCCGCCCGGCTCCGCCTCGAGGACGGGCGTAGGGCGTCGGGCCCCGCCGTCTACGAGGTGGAGCTCGTCGAGGTGGAGGGGGACTGGCGCATCGCGCAGATCACCGGGTTCTACGACGAGCCGGGTTCGCCGATCACGAGTGCCGCCGCCCTCAGGTCCCTGCTCGAGGAGGCGCGGCTGACCAAGGCCCTGAGCGACCTGGATGAGGACGACAACCCCGACCTCGACGCCGTGTTCGCCACGGGGCGCGCCAGGGTCGCGCTCACCGCGGCGGACCTGCCCCCGGACGACGACAGGGAGGACAGCGAGGAGGCCCTGCGCGCCGAGCTGGCCAGGGCCAGGGCCGAGGCGGAGGTGGTTGACACCGAGCTCGTCGAGCTCGGGACGTTCTCGCACGGCGGGGTGCTGGCCGTGGGCGACCCCGGCTACCACGACGGGCTCATGCAGGTGTGCGCCCTGACCGTTGAGCCCGGCTCCGCCACGGGGCAGGCCGTGGTCGTCAGGAGCGAGGAGAGAGTCGCGGCGGTGCGCGCGGTGCTCGACAACACCCGTCCGGTTCGGTGGCAGCGTGCTCTCCTGGCACCAGGCGCCGGCTTCGTCATCGGGGTCGACTCCGGCACGGGCGCCGTCGTCGACGCCGTGTCCTACCTGTCGATGAGCCACAGGGACTGGAGCCGTGCGATGAGGGCGTGGGTCAGCACCGACGCCGCCCTCCTCGACCCCGGAACCGGCCCGGTGGGCGTCGTCACGCGATCGGGATGGGGCGATGGCGGCTATGGCGTCTACTGGGGCCTGGACGGGCAGGGCAGGCCCGTCCAGCTCGTCATCGACTACGGCCTGCTGTGGGAGCCGGTGCCCGAGGCGGGCTGA
- a CDS encoding alanine/glycine:cation symporter family protein, whose amino-acid sequence MEALSASLLSIADWITAHVTMWVLVGTGVVLTIASRGMQVRHFSTMVRTVLGSRQGAGGGISSFQAFTISLAARVGVGNVFGVAAALLLGGPGAIFWMWVVALVGMSTAFFEATLAQMFKVRAQDGTFRGGPAYYMAAGMRNRVLASVFAVITVITCAFVITSVQANAIAGTLLAALGDTGASPLEGLGGLSPAQLVIAALLFVFSSMVIFGGIRSVARVTEWMAPIMALIYVAMVAVIVVLNIGQFGAVITQIVQGAFAPEPLVGGLGGGVLAAVVNGTKRGLFSNEAGQGTAPNAAATATVDHPVKQGLIQSLGVFIDTIIVCTATAFVILIAGPQVWGAPGVNPANLTTLAVASELGGWTIMPMAVLIFVLAYSSIIAAYVYSATNMAFITRARWATWAVRIISVASVVVGSLATLDLVWNTVDIAMAVMTVTNLVALLALARWGLGALRDYEAQRRAGVDSPVFVGTANPYLPGDLPGEVWAPRGGEPAGEQAQDPAVPAADRAASEPQP is encoded by the coding sequence ATGGAAGCTCTATCCGCCTCGCTCCTGTCGATCGCCGACTGGATCACCGCACACGTCACCATGTGGGTGCTCGTGGGCACCGGCGTCGTGCTCACCATCGCCTCACGCGGCATGCAGGTACGCCACTTCTCCACGATGGTGCGCACCGTCCTGGGCTCGCGCCAGGGCGCCGGGGGAGGGATCTCCTCCTTCCAGGCCTTCACGATCTCCCTTGCCGCGCGCGTGGGCGTGGGCAACGTCTTCGGCGTGGCGGCCGCGCTCCTCCTCGGTGGCCCCGGTGCGATCTTCTGGATGTGGGTCGTGGCCCTCGTGGGCATGTCGACCGCCTTCTTCGAGGCCACGCTCGCCCAGATGTTCAAGGTGCGTGCACAGGACGGCACCTTCCGCGGAGGCCCCGCCTACTACATGGCTGCAGGCATGCGCAACCGGGTCCTGGCCTCCGTCTTCGCCGTCATCACCGTCATCACCTGCGCCTTCGTCATCACCTCGGTGCAGGCCAACGCGATCGCCGGCACCCTCCTGGCGGCCCTGGGAGACACCGGCGCCTCGCCGCTGGAGGGCCTGGGCGGCCTGAGCCCGGCCCAGCTGGTCATCGCCGCGCTCCTGTTCGTCTTCTCCTCGATGGTCATCTTCGGGGGCATCCGGTCGGTGGCCAGGGTCACGGAGTGGATGGCGCCGATCATGGCGCTCATCTACGTCGCCATGGTGGCCGTCATCGTCGTGCTCAACATCGGGCAGTTCGGCGCGGTCATCACCCAGATCGTCCAGGGCGCCTTCGCCCCCGAGCCGCTCGTGGGCGGCCTGGGCGGGGGAGTGCTCGCCGCGGTCGTCAACGGCACGAAGCGCGGCCTGTTCTCCAACGAGGCCGGTCAGGGCACCGCCCCCAACGCGGCGGCGACCGCCACCGTCGACCACCCGGTCAAGCAGGGCCTCATCCAGTCCCTGGGGGTGTTCATCGACACGATCATCGTGTGCACCGCCACCGCCTTCGTCATCCTCATCGCCGGTCCCCAGGTCTGGGGCGCCCCGGGCGTCAACCCGGCGAACCTGACGACCCTGGCCGTGGCCAGCGAGCTCGGCGGGTGGACTATCATGCCGATGGCGGTCCTCATCTTCGTCCTGGCCTACTCCTCGATCATCGCCGCCTACGTGTACTCGGCGACCAACATGGCCTTCATCACCCGCGCGAGGTGGGCGACCTGGGCGGTGCGCATCATCTCGGTGGCCTCCGTGGTCGTCGGATCCCTGGCCACCCTGGATCTCGTGTGGAACACCGTCGACATCGCCATGGCGGTCATGACGGTCACCAACCTCGTGGCGCTCCTGGCGCTGGCCCGCTGGGGGCTGGGCGCCCTGCGCGACTACGAGGCACAGCGCCGGGCCGGTGTCGACTCGCCCGTCTTCGTCGGCACCGCGAACCCCTACCTTCCCGGCGACCTGCCCGGCGAGGTGTGGGCGCCCCGAGGTGGCGAGCCTGCCGGCGAGCAGGCCCAGGACCCCGCAGTCCCCGCCGCTGATCGGGCCGCCTCCGAGCCCCAGCCCTAG
- a CDS encoding alanine/glycine:cation symporter family protein, translating to MMTPTLTPTATMAEVEQTLKTIDDVFYTYVLAALLVAVGLYLTVRSRGVQFRHFGTMLRSVAVSRSGAQGGISSFQAFAVGLAARVGIGNVAGVALAVVAGGPGALFWMWVVAVIGMATSFIESTLAQLFKERGRDFTFRGGPAYYIKNGLGSRTWGAVFAVLCIASVGVTVVMVQTNALAGVLNATVPQVAPWMVGVALVLLTAPVVLGGLRSVARVTEWMAPIMALVYVLVTLVVIVLNLGQVPEVLSSVLRGAFGVDEALFGTAGGAVAAVLNGVRRGLFSNEAGLGTVPNAAGTATVSHPVRQGLIQGFGVFIDTILVCTATGMLILLATDTYQPGREDLVGAVLTQQAVVEHLGAWTTWPMVVLIFVLVFSTVLGCYSYSQVNVNYLGGQLRAEQAFGVLLTAAAFAGTVLSLPIVWALTDIALGLLGLLNLVVIVRLAPWAVGALRDFDAQLRAGKDPVFVGHSNPHLPGDVLEGIWEAPSGQDATAPATEGGRA from the coding sequence ATGATGACCCCGACCCTGACCCCGACGGCCACGATGGCCGAGGTCGAGCAGACCCTCAAGACCATCGACGACGTCTTCTACACCTACGTGCTCGCCGCCCTCCTCGTGGCCGTGGGCCTGTACCTCACCGTCCGCAGCCGAGGGGTCCAGTTCCGCCACTTCGGCACGATGCTGCGCTCCGTGGCCGTCTCCCGGTCAGGGGCGCAGGGAGGCATCTCCTCCTTCCAGGCCTTCGCCGTGGGCCTGGCGGCCCGGGTCGGCATCGGCAACGTCGCGGGCGTGGCCCTGGCCGTCGTGGCCGGCGGGCCCGGTGCCCTGTTCTGGATGTGGGTGGTCGCGGTCATCGGCATGGCGACCAGCTTCATCGAGTCGACCCTCGCCCAGCTGTTCAAGGAGCGCGGCCGCGACTTCACCTTCCGGGGCGGCCCTGCCTACTACATCAAGAACGGTCTCGGGTCGCGCACCTGGGGAGCGGTCTTCGCCGTCCTGTGCATCGCCAGCGTCGGGGTGACAGTCGTCATGGTGCAGACCAACGCCCTGGCCGGTGTCCTCAACGCCACCGTGCCCCAGGTCGCCCCCTGGATGGTGGGTGTCGCCCTCGTCCTGCTCACCGCACCCGTCGTCCTGGGCGGCCTGCGGTCGGTGGCGCGTGTCACCGAGTGGATGGCGCCGATCATGGCGCTCGTCTACGTCCTGGTCACCCTCGTCGTCATCGTCCTCAACCTCGGGCAGGTGCCCGAGGTCCTGTCCTCCGTGCTGCGCGGCGCCTTCGGCGTCGACGAGGCGCTGTTCGGCACGGCGGGCGGCGCGGTGGCCGCCGTGCTCAACGGCGTGCGCCGCGGCCTGTTCTCCAACGAGGCGGGCCTGGGCACCGTGCCCAACGCGGCAGGCACCGCCACGGTGTCCCACCCGGTGCGTCAGGGGCTCATCCAGGGCTTCGGGGTCTTCATCGACACGATCCTCGTGTGCACGGCCACGGGCATGCTCATCCTCCTGGCCACCGACACCTACCAGCCGGGTCGGGAGGACCTCGTCGGTGCGGTGCTCACCCAGCAGGCGGTGGTCGAGCACCTGGGGGCCTGGACCACCTGGCCCATGGTCGTGCTCATCTTCGTGCTCGTCTTCTCCACCGTGCTGGGCTGCTACTCCTACTCCCAGGTCAACGTCAACTACCTGGGCGGACAGCTGCGCGCCGAGCAGGCCTTCGGGGTCCTGCTCACCGCAGCCGCCTTCGCAGGCACCGTCCTGTCACTTCCGATCGTGTGGGCGCTGACCGACATCGCGCTGGGCCTGCTCGGCCTGCTCAACCTCGTCGTCATCGTCCGTCTGGCCCCCTGGGCCGTCGGCGCGCTGCGTGACTTCGACGCCCAGCTGCGAGCCGGCAAGGACCCCGTCTTCGTCGGGCACTCCAACCCCCATCTGCCCGGGGACGTGCTCGAGGGCATCTGGGAGGCGCCCTCCGGCCAGGACGCCACCGCTCCTGCCACCGAGGGGGGTCGGGCATGA